Proteins from a single region of Streptomyces spinoverrucosus:
- a CDS encoding pyridoxal-phosphate dependent enzyme yields the protein MFFDAMHDAIGSTPLVRLKLDAAPGVEVCAKLEMHNPFAMKDRVARSMLLEARRLGVLRPGAPVIESSSGTMALGIALVGRSLGHPVHIVTDPRIDTITLAKLRALGCEVHVVERMSSHGWQSARIERLEQLRADLPGAFWPQQYSNPDNPGAYRELAQELVTDLGTVDVLVGSVGSGGSLCGTARALRRHNPDLYVVGVDCVGSALFGQPDRPGRLQSGLGNSLQPANLDASLLDEVHWLNDHEAFAATHELARDQQIFAGNTSGSVYQVLRYLARTSAPGRRVVGIFPDRGDRYAETVYSDGHWQQHQLTGLERAEQPTQVTYGTEVHAWSRALLADARPTPRTLLFVESNTTGTGMAALGLAREMGYTPVFLTNDPERYTGLADTGSEVVVCDTNTLPALRETVQARFRRDEIAGVTTTSDFYVPAVAELATWLGAPGNPPEAVRICRDKARLRETLDRAGVRQPRFVAVRDAAATATAVADVGLPCVVKPADDSGSTDVLRCTTVEQATAHVAHILKRTVNARGLPMAGTALVEELADGPEFSVEMFSTEGHHHCVGVTAKTVTGTPHFVEQQHLFPAPVAETVAADLERTVRAALTAAGIRFGPTHTEVRLLPDGPVIIEINPRLAGGMIPEMIRLATGTSLLEQQLRAATGQQPSLEPEFVRQGGIRFLLADQAVRLAAVEGVERAAAIAGVERVTVTVRPGAEVRPATDAYGRLGHIIATAERPDEIEKILDAAEGEIRFR from the coding sequence ATGTTCTTTGACGCCATGCACGACGCCATCGGTTCGACGCCGCTGGTGCGACTGAAACTGGACGCCGCCCCCGGTGTGGAGGTGTGCGCCAAGCTGGAGATGCACAACCCGTTCGCCATGAAGGACCGGGTCGCCCGCAGCATGCTGCTGGAGGCCCGACGCCTCGGCGTGCTGCGGCCGGGCGCCCCCGTGATCGAGAGCTCGTCGGGGACGATGGCCCTGGGCATCGCCCTGGTCGGACGCTCCCTGGGGCACCCGGTGCACATCGTCACCGACCCGCGGATCGACACCATCACCCTCGCCAAGCTGCGGGCGCTGGGCTGCGAGGTCCACGTCGTGGAGCGCATGTCCAGCCACGGCTGGCAGAGCGCCCGCATCGAGCGCCTCGAACAGCTCCGAGCGGACCTGCCCGGCGCGTTCTGGCCGCAGCAGTACAGCAACCCCGACAACCCCGGCGCCTACCGTGAACTCGCCCAGGAACTCGTCACGGACCTCGGCACCGTCGACGTACTCGTCGGCTCCGTCGGCAGCGGCGGCTCGCTGTGCGGCACGGCCCGCGCGCTGCGCCGCCACAACCCCGACCTGTACGTCGTCGGCGTGGACTGCGTCGGCAGCGCCCTGTTCGGCCAGCCCGACCGGCCCGGAAGACTGCAGAGCGGCCTCGGCAACAGCCTGCAGCCCGCCAACCTCGACGCGTCCCTGCTGGACGAGGTGCACTGGCTCAACGACCACGAGGCGTTCGCCGCGACCCATGAACTCGCCCGCGACCAGCAGATCTTCGCCGGGAACACCTCCGGGTCGGTGTACCAGGTGCTGCGGTACCTGGCCCGCACCAGCGCGCCGGGCCGCCGCGTCGTCGGCATCTTCCCCGACCGCGGTGACCGCTACGCCGAGACCGTCTACAGCGACGGCCACTGGCAGCAGCACCAGCTCACCGGTCTCGAACGCGCCGAGCAGCCCACGCAGGTCACGTACGGCACCGAGGTGCACGCCTGGTCGCGGGCCCTGCTCGCGGACGCCCGGCCCACCCCGCGCACCCTCCTCTTCGTCGAGTCGAACACCACCGGCACGGGCATGGCCGCCCTGGGCCTGGCCCGCGAGATGGGTTACACCCCGGTGTTCCTCACCAACGACCCCGAGCGGTACACGGGACTGGCCGACACCGGCAGCGAGGTCGTCGTGTGCGACACGAACACGCTGCCCGCGCTGCGCGAGACGGTGCAGGCCCGCTTCCGGCGCGACGAGATCGCCGGGGTGACGACCACCAGCGACTTCTACGTGCCCGCCGTCGCCGAACTCGCCACCTGGCTGGGCGCTCCCGGCAATCCGCCCGAGGCCGTGCGGATCTGCCGGGACAAGGCGCGGCTGCGCGAGACGTTGGACCGGGCGGGGGTGCGCCAGCCCCGGTTCGTGGCGGTGCGCGACGCGGCCGCCACCGCGACGGCCGTGGCCGACGTGGGCCTGCCGTGCGTGGTCAAACCCGCCGACGACTCCGGCTCCACGGACGTGCTGCGTTGCACGACCGTCGAGCAGGCCACCGCACACGTCGCGCACATCCTGAAGCGGACGGTGAACGCGCGCGGGCTGCCCATGGCCGGTACGGCCCTGGTCGAAGAGCTCGCCGACGGGCCGGAGTTCAGCGTCGAGATGTTCAGCACCGAGGGACACCATCACTGTGTCGGGGTCACCGCCAAGACGGTCACCGGTACCCCGCACTTCGTCGAACAGCAGCACCTCTTCCCGGCGCCGGTCGCCGAGACGGTCGCCGCCGACCTGGAGCGCACCGTGCGGGCCGCGCTCACCGCGGCGGGCATCCGGTTCGGGCCCACGCACACCGAGGTGCGGCTGCTGCCGGACGGGCCGGTGATCATCGAGATCAACCCGCGGCTCGCCGGCGGGATGATCCCGGAGATGATCCGACTCGCCACCGGCACCTCGCTGCTGGAACAGCAGTTGCGCGCGGCGACCGGCCAACAGCCGTCCCTGGAACCCGAGTTCGTCCGGCAGGGCGGCATCCGGTTCCTGCTGGCGGACCAGGCCGTACGGCTCGCCGCCGTCGAGGGCGTCGAGCGGGCCGCCGCGATCGCCGGGGTGGAGCGGGTGACGGTGACGGTACGGCCGGGCGCCGAGGTGCGGCCCGCGACGGACGCCTACGGACGGCTCGGCCACATCATCGCGACGGCCGAGCGCCCCGACGAGATCGAGAAGATCCTCGACGCCGCCGAGGGCGAGATCCGCTTCCGGTGA
- a CDS encoding GHMP family kinase ATP-binding protein has product MRGDTIDEGTAHAPPAATRAAQAALPVGSGSAVGTFGELLQGVLPDHRHFLVTLPITAGSTARFRYADDADGITVDAPHKQKSAHAAALALKELGRPGGGRLLLSSALPEGKGLASSSADLVASVRAVADAFGVTFPAATIESLLREVEPSDGVMHDEIVAFLHREVRLHRRLGHLPRLVVVGYDEGGQVDTVTYNRHDTPVYARARAEYGQLLDTLTAAVAAHDLRTVGRVATRSAELHVRTRPRAAFAPLRRACEEADGLGVVIAHSGTMLGVLLAGDDPELERKTAHLRGHCSRLGGTSALYHYAPGTTARHPATEENGDVL; this is encoded by the coding sequence ATGCGGGGGGACACGATAGACGAGGGGACGGCACACGCGCCGCCGGCCGCGACCCGCGCCGCGCAGGCGGCCTTACCGGTCGGCAGCGGGTCGGCGGTGGGCACCTTCGGCGAACTGCTCCAAGGGGTCCTGCCGGATCACCGGCACTTCCTCGTGACGCTGCCGATCACCGCCGGCAGCACCGCGCGGTTCCGTTACGCCGACGACGCCGACGGCATCACGGTCGACGCACCACACAAACAGAAGTCGGCGCACGCGGCCGCGCTCGCGCTCAAGGAGCTCGGCCGGCCCGGCGGCGGACGGCTGCTGCTGAGCAGCGCACTGCCCGAGGGCAAGGGGCTCGCCAGCTCGTCGGCGGACCTCGTCGCCTCCGTACGCGCCGTCGCCGACGCCTTCGGCGTGACCTTCCCCGCCGCGACGATCGAATCGCTGCTGCGCGAGGTGGAGCCGTCCGACGGGGTCATGCACGACGAGATCGTGGCCTTCCTGCACCGCGAGGTGCGCCTGCACCGGCGCCTCGGCCACCTGCCCCGCCTCGTGGTCGTCGGCTACGACGAGGGCGGCCAGGTCGACACCGTCACCTACAACCGGCACGACACCCCCGTGTACGCCCGAGCGCGGGCCGAGTACGGGCAGCTGCTCGACACCCTGACCGCCGCCGTCGCCGCCCACGACCTGCGCACCGTGGGCCGCGTGGCCACCCGCAGCGCCGAACTGCACGTACGCACCCGACCGCGGGCCGCGTTCGCGCCGCTGCGGCGGGCCTGCGAGGAAGCCGACGGGCTCGGCGTCGTCATCGCGCACAGCGGCACCATGCTCGGTGTCCTCCTCGCCGGCGACGACCCGGAACTGGAGCGCAAGACCGCCCACCTGCGCGGCCACTGCTCCCGCCTGGGCGGCACCAGCGCCCTCTACCACTACGCGCCCGGCACGACCGCGCGGCACCCCGCGACCGAGGAGAACGGCGATGTTCTTTGA
- a CDS encoding argininosuccinate lyase, with protein MSGQLSGRVTEDPSDLVRELVLDPQFRYETRTLLPSYVAIEKAIVAEYLRMGLIDAEQARTLGGLLDDVTPERIEDARQQNLSDIALALERTVTEGLAAPVPVWHVDRSRNDLQACAQVMYAKHRLRETAGHLHALADAARGLAERSVDVLMPGYTHFQSAQVISAGFYFAALDERLLRRSRRLLATHDAIDACPLGAGALSGQELAWDRERLARLLGFERPEPLALSAVASREWALEVTAELGLLGATLSRFCTDLLMWAGSEHGFLDLPDALSGISASMPQKKNFPLLERIRGKTAHLAAFHVDALLGQRNTPYTNLVEVSKEAGAHVARAFDTGRDLLRLFTAVLEGLRLREDRLLAACEKEFFGGFTLANQLTLRHGIPWRTAQVIAGGYVLAAVRAGHTPEEHAPDVLGEIAAGHGHTVDAADAEALLKDAFDVRRALRRMSSAGSAHPDRVGEALAAQQQDAKVLADAWAVRADAVRTARATTDRALGLVTDTE; from the coding sequence ATGAGCGGACAGCTGAGCGGCAGGGTCACCGAGGATCCCAGCGACCTCGTACGGGAGTTGGTGCTCGACCCGCAGTTCCGCTACGAGACACGCACCCTGCTGCCCTCGTACGTGGCGATCGAGAAGGCCATCGTCGCCGAGTACCTGAGGATGGGCCTGATCGACGCCGAGCAGGCCCGCACCCTCGGCGGCCTCCTGGACGACGTGACACCCGAACGCATCGAGGACGCCCGGCAGCAGAACCTGTCCGACATCGCCCTCGCCCTGGAACGCACCGTCACCGAGGGCCTCGCGGCACCCGTGCCCGTCTGGCACGTGGACCGCAGCCGCAACGACCTCCAGGCCTGCGCACAGGTGATGTACGCCAAGCACCGCCTGCGGGAGACCGCAGGTCATCTGCACGCCCTCGCCGACGCGGCCCGCGGCCTCGCCGAGCGGTCCGTCGACGTCCTGATGCCGGGTTACACACACTTCCAGTCGGCCCAGGTCATCAGCGCGGGCTTCTACTTCGCCGCGCTCGACGAGAGGCTGCTGCGCCGCTCGCGCCGCCTGCTGGCCACCCACGACGCGATCGACGCCTGCCCGCTGGGCGCGGGCGCCCTGTCGGGGCAGGAGCTGGCCTGGGACCGGGAGCGCCTCGCCCGCCTGCTGGGCTTCGAACGCCCCGAACCGCTCGCGCTCAGCGCCGTCGCCTCCCGCGAATGGGCCCTGGAGGTCACCGCCGAGCTGGGGCTGCTCGGCGCCACGTTGAGCCGGTTCTGCACCGACCTGCTGATGTGGGCCGGCAGTGAACACGGCTTCCTCGACCTGCCCGACGCGCTGTCGGGGATCTCCGCTTCCATGCCGCAGAAGAAGAACTTCCCCCTGCTCGAACGCATCCGCGGCAAGACCGCCCACCTGGCCGCCTTCCACGTGGACGCCCTGCTGGGCCAGCGCAACACCCCGTACACCAACCTCGTGGAGGTCTCCAAGGAGGCGGGCGCGCACGTGGCGCGGGCCTTCGACACCGGCCGCGACCTGCTGCGGCTGTTCACGGCCGTCCTGGAGGGGCTGCGGCTGCGCGAGGACAGGCTGCTCGCGGCCTGCGAGAAGGAGTTCTTCGGCGGGTTCACGCTCGCCAACCAGCTGACGCTGCGGCACGGCATCCCCTGGCGCACCGCCCAGGTGATCGCCGGAGGCTACGTGCTGGCCGCGGTGCGCGCCGGACACACCCCCGAGGAACACGCCCCGGACGTGCTGGGCGAGATCGCGGCCGGGCACGGGCACACCGTCGACGCCGCCGACGCCGAGGCGCTCCTGAAGGACGCCTTCGACGTGCGGCGCGCGCTGCGGCGGATGAGCTCGGCCGGCTCCGCCCACCCCGACCGGGTCGGCGAGGCCCTGGCCGCGCAGCAGCAGGACGCGAAGGTTCTGGCCGATGCCTGGGCGGTACGTGCCGACGCGGTGCGCACCGCCCGGGCGACGACGGACCGGGCCCTCGGTCTCGTCACCGATACGGAGTGA
- a CDS encoding MFS transporter, producing the protein MSSGLWRHRDFRNLWLGQTSSMFAANMVAVIFPLLAAVSLNASVFEMGLLSAAGHVPYLFVSLFAGVWLDRKPKRAIIVLCDTARALLLLGLPAASWLDILSVPVLLVIALLVGCFSVVADVGSSAILPSLVKRDELIDGNSKLEMSASSASVAGSALGGAVFQLLAGAASMLINTVLFGLSAFFTALIRGERKPTGGEESGDEADQEQSQSIRQDIADGIKFVTGHVTVRTLILATLVINFFMAIAEPVSLVFITRTLDIPPFSVGLVLAASGVGALLGAVIAAPMSRALPLGRLIVLTASLTGLASLLTPLATLVPVPAAVTLLIAMYVLDAAMIIVYSINVRSYRSAITPDALQGRMNATNRMVVMGVMPVGAVLGGLLGTVVGTLPALVLASLGMLIAPVILACSHVRTVKSVPGLEEAPRPEEEPQVEEGRT; encoded by the coding sequence ATGTCATCCGGTCTTTGGCGGCACCGGGACTTCAGGAACCTCTGGCTCGGCCAGACATCGTCGATGTTTGCGGCGAATATGGTGGCGGTTATTTTTCCGCTCCTCGCCGCGGTTTCCCTGAATGCTTCCGTATTCGAAATGGGTCTGCTTTCGGCGGCGGGCCACGTGCCATATCTCTTTGTGAGTCTCTTCGCCGGTGTCTGGCTCGACAGAAAACCGAAGCGGGCCATTATCGTGCTGTGCGACACGGCTCGCGCGCTCCTTCTGCTCGGCCTTCCTGCCGCCTCGTGGCTCGACATTCTGAGCGTTCCTGTCCTGTTGGTCATCGCGTTGCTCGTCGGTTGCTTCAGCGTGGTCGCGGACGTCGGAAGTTCCGCGATTCTGCCGTCCCTCGTCAAGCGCGACGAGCTCATCGACGGCAACAGCAAGCTGGAGATGAGTGCCTCTTCGGCCAGCGTGGCCGGAAGTGCGCTGGGCGGCGCGGTGTTCCAACTCCTCGCCGGCGCCGCCTCGATGCTCATCAACACGGTGCTTTTCGGCCTCTCCGCCTTCTTCACCGCGCTGATCCGCGGCGAGCGGAAGCCCACCGGCGGCGAGGAGTCGGGGGACGAGGCGGACCAGGAGCAGAGCCAGTCGATACGGCAGGACATCGCCGACGGCATCAAGTTCGTCACCGGTCACGTCACGGTGCGCACCCTGATCCTGGCCACCCTCGTCATCAACTTCTTCATGGCGATCGCGGAGCCCGTCTCCCTCGTCTTCATCACCCGCACCCTCGACATCCCGCCGTTCTCGGTCGGCCTCGTGCTCGCCGCCTCGGGCGTCGGCGCGCTGCTCGGCGCCGTCATCGCGGCCCCGATGAGCCGGGCCCTCCCGCTGGGCAGGCTGATCGTGCTGACCGCCTCGCTCACCGGTCTCGCCTCGCTGCTGACACCGCTGGCCACGCTGGTGCCGGTGCCCGCCGCCGTGACGCTGCTGATCGCCATGTACGTGCTGGACGCCGCCATGATCATCGTCTACAGCATCAACGTACGCAGCTACCGCTCGGCCATCACCCCCGACGCCCTGCAGGGCCGGATGAACGCGACCAACCGCATGGTCGTCATGGGCGTCATGCCGGTCGGAGCCGTACTCGGCGGTCTGCTGGGCACCGTGGTGGGCACCCTGCCCGCGCTCGTCCTGGCCTCGCTGGGCATGCTCATCGCCCCCGTGATCCTGGCCTGCTCGCACGTGCGCACCGTCAAGAGCGTCCCCGGGCTCGAAGAGGCTCCCCGACCCGAAGAGGAACCGCAGGTGGAGGAGGGGCGGACATGA
- a CDS encoding 2-ketoarginine methyltransferase has protein sequence MEPDFEQRLITAIQPIRGFFLAQCLEFAMTSGLLSKLGEASPTDVEQLAKDLALDPERLAGLLRYLEGEGVVTDSEGSPAITAKGREFLEFRPWYELLIGGYGATLRELPEVMADRTRFASRNGTMVGLGSCGMSRYDAIPLVKRLIDRLPEPPSAVVDLGCGDGTFLLDLCEGGRPGIGVDPHPGSIDNARRAAAARGLSEQVGFVNATAEDYMAQVRPEAGPTPCFVTAFSLQEVLEQKGRDATVEVVRTALTHTPGAHLAVVEVDHRPLDPAVLRHGLGNAYYNPYYFLHQITEQRLETRAFWDELIAEAGGRIVECLTTAPEVDSTGLELGYLVRGQ, from the coding sequence ATGGAGCCAGACTTCGAGCAGCGCCTGATCACTGCGATCCAGCCGATCAGGGGCTTCTTTCTAGCGCAATGCCTTGAGTTCGCCATGACCAGCGGCCTTCTGAGCAAACTCGGTGAAGCCTCACCGACGGATGTGGAGCAGCTCGCCAAGGACCTGGCCCTCGACCCCGAGCGGCTGGCCGGATTGTTGCGCTACCTGGAAGGCGAAGGGGTGGTCACCGACTCGGAAGGGTCGCCGGCCATCACCGCCAAGGGCCGTGAGTTCCTGGAGTTCCGCCCCTGGTACGAGCTTCTGATCGGCGGGTACGGCGCCACCCTGCGGGAACTGCCCGAGGTCATGGCCGACCGCACCCGCTTCGCCTCACGCAACGGCACCATGGTCGGCCTCGGCAGCTGCGGGATGAGCCGCTACGACGCCATTCCGCTGGTCAAGCGCCTCATCGACCGCCTGCCCGAGCCCCCGAGCGCCGTGGTGGACCTGGGATGCGGCGACGGCACGTTCCTGCTCGACCTGTGCGAGGGCGGCCGCCCCGGTATCGGCGTGGACCCGCACCCGGGCAGCATCGACAACGCCCGCCGCGCGGCCGCCGCGCGCGGCCTGTCCGAGCAGGTCGGCTTCGTGAACGCGACGGCCGAGGACTACATGGCGCAGGTCAGGCCCGAGGCCGGGCCCACCCCGTGCTTCGTCACGGCCTTCTCCTTGCAGGAGGTCCTGGAGCAGAAGGGGCGGGACGCCACCGTCGAGGTGGTCCGCACCGCGCTCACGCACACGCCCGGCGCCCACCTCGCCGTCGTCGAGGTCGACCACCGGCCCCTGGACCCCGCGGTACTGCGGCACGGCCTGGGCAACGCGTACTACAACCCGTACTACTTCCTGCACCAGATCACCGAACAGCGGCTGGAGACGCGCGCTTTCTGGGACGAGCTCATCGCGGAAGCGGGCGGGCGCATCGTCGAATGCCTGACGACGGCCCCGGAAGTCGACTCGACAGGGCTCGAATTGGGTTACCTGGTACGCGGCCAGTAG
- a CDS encoding MFS transporter: MTDDRPEQADRPTVWHSGNFLLLWGGQTVAELGSRISSVAVPLLAAETLDASVFQISLLTTLAWLPYLLISLPAGLLADRVDQRKLMIACDLGRMALMLSLPVASIAGALSLGYLYAVVGISGVLTVLFNVAYRAKLPRLLRPGAPSDALRSVRFTAAAGSAVDGPELHVRTEDMEPVAADATRQIRTSLANTGALPQTEPNPLSSARIVN, translated from the coding sequence GTGACGGACGACCGGCCCGAGCAGGCCGATCGCCCCACGGTGTGGCACAGCGGGAACTTCCTGCTGCTGTGGGGCGGACAGACCGTCGCCGAGTTGGGCTCACGGATATCCAGCGTCGCGGTCCCGCTGCTCGCCGCCGAGACGCTCGACGCGAGCGTCTTCCAGATCTCGCTCCTGACCACCCTGGCCTGGCTGCCGTACCTGCTCATCTCGCTGCCGGCCGGACTGCTCGCCGACCGGGTCGACCAGCGCAAGCTGATGATCGCCTGCGACCTGGGTCGCATGGCGCTGATGCTGTCGCTGCCCGTCGCCTCGATCGCCGGGGCGCTGAGTCTGGGGTACCTGTACGCCGTCGTCGGGATCTCCGGCGTACTGACGGTCCTGTTCAACGTGGCCTACCGGGCGAAGCTGCCGCGCCTGCTGAGACCGGGTGCCCCCTCGGACGCCCTGAGGTCCGTTCGGTTCACCGCGGCTGCGGGATCAGCCGTCGACGGCCCCGAACTCCACGTGCGCACCGAGGACATGGAGCCGGTCGCCGCCGACGCCACCCGGCAAATTCGGACGAGCCTGGCAAACACCGGGGCCCTGCCTCAAACAGAGCCGAACCCTTTGTCGAGTGCACGGATCGTCAATTGA
- a CDS encoding NUDIX hydrolase yields MADWLPREEWIRTQPQALIASCVLLFDRRGRILLLRYAPGQPLAGVWWLPGGMLDHGEDPLTAARRETHEETGIGLPAPPVLIGIDHRVNVGGTGPVLDCYFHAGTLPDGARITLSPEHDEHTFAAPNDLSDTLHPAHLRTLNALRAAAVSGRVVCLREGEPAAMAEE; encoded by the coding sequence GTGGCCGACTGGCTCCCCCGCGAGGAATGGATCAGAACCCAGCCGCAGGCACTCATCGCTTCGTGCGTGCTGCTCTTCGACCGCCGGGGCCGGATCCTTCTCCTGCGCTATGCCCCCGGCCAGCCGTTGGCGGGCGTCTGGTGGCTGCCCGGCGGCATGCTCGACCACGGAGAGGACCCGCTGACGGCCGCGCGCCGCGAAACGCACGAGGAAACCGGCATCGGCCTCCCCGCGCCCCCCGTCCTGATCGGCATCGACCACCGGGTGAACGTCGGCGGCACGGGCCCGGTCCTCGACTGCTACTTCCACGCAGGCACCCTCCCCGACGGGGCACGCATCACCCTGAGCCCCGAACACGACGAGCACACCTTCGCCGCCCCGAACGACCTGAGCGACACCCTGCACCCCGCGCACCTACGGACCCTGAACGCGCTGCGGGCGGCCGCCGTGTCCGGGAGGGTCGTCTGCCTACGGGAGGGGGAGCCGGCGGCCATGGCCGAGGAATAG
- a CDS encoding MazG-like family protein encodes MDSSAWEKTAELAAFLDRAAAHIPPDQRSALQVLKIGEEFGEAAQALIGVSGTSPRKGVSHTWEDVTAEVCDVIVTSMVTLHRLGVPNPEARFAEHLEQAAARTLTSRES; translated from the coding sequence ATGGACAGCAGTGCCTGGGAGAAGACCGCCGAACTGGCCGCATTCCTCGACAGGGCGGCAGCTCACATCCCCCCTGACCAGCGCTCGGCCCTGCAGGTGCTGAAGATCGGCGAGGAGTTCGGCGAGGCCGCCCAGGCCCTCATCGGGGTCTCCGGCACGAGCCCCCGCAAGGGCGTGAGCCACACCTGGGAGGACGTGACGGCGGAGGTGTGCGACGTGATCGTGACGTCGATGGTCACCCTGCACCGCCTCGGCGTCCCGAACCCCGAGGCCCGCTTCGCCGAGCACCTCGAACAGGCCGCCGCCCGGACCCTCACCTCGCGGGAGTCCTGA